One stretch of Acanthochromis polyacanthus isolate Apoly-LR-REF ecotype Palm Island chromosome 16, KAUST_Apoly_ChrSc, whole genome shotgun sequence DNA includes these proteins:
- the nus1 gene encoding dehydrodolichyl diphosphate synthase complex subunit nus1: protein MALLYGLLWRLLLLLVHVNTALVSWLRVRLRSWKGRLWERAVAALLLPVALAGFPDQHKKLNHSPDATANPVTGNRGDGRRARWLSDGKALEKLPVHVGLLVAEEEPSYSDIANLVVWCMAVGISYVSVYDNHGIFRKNNSRLLEEILRQQNLLGVDGSKYSVEFLSNGTDKHNVVSCRPTVKVLSPEDGKQSIVQAAQQICRSVENKERSSKDISVSMLDVLLRESKNIPDPDLVLKFGPVNSTLGFLPWHIRLTEFISLPSHRDVSYDDVLDALQRYASCQQRLGQ from the exons ATGGCGCTGCTGTACGGCCTGCTGtggcggctgctgctgcttctggtcCACGTCAACACGGCGCTGGTCTCCTGGCTCCGTGTCCGCCTGCGGAGCTGGAAGGGCCGGCTGTGGGAGCGGGCAGTGGCCGCTCTGCTGCTGCCGGTCGCTCTGGCGGGGTTCCCGGACCAGCACAAGAAGCTGAACCATAGCCCCGATGCTACCGCGAATCCCGTGACGGGAAACCGCGGCGACGGTCGCCGAGCGCGGTGGCTGTCAGACGGCAAAGCTCTGGAGAAGCTGCCGGTGCACGTCGGCCTGCTGGTGGCCGAAGAGGAGCCCAGTTACTCGGACATCGCGAACCTGGTGGTGTGGTGCATGGCGGTCGGCATCTCCTATGTCAGCGTCTACGATAACCACG GTATCTTCAGGAAGAATAATTCTCGTCTGCTGGAGGAGATTTTACGGCAGCAGAACCTGTTGGGAGTCGACGGATCCAAATACAGCGTCGAGTTCCTGAGCAATGGCACCGACAAACACAACG TTGTGTCCTGCAGACCCACAGTGAAGGTTTTGTCTCCTGAAGATGGGAAGCAGAGCATCGTCCAGGCAGCTCAGCAGATCTGTCGCTCCGTGGAGAACAAAGAGAGGAGCTCCAAAGACATCAGCGTGTCCATGTTGGACGTCCTGCTGAGAG aatcaaaaaatattccAGATCCAGACCTGGTGCTGAAGTTTGGACCTGTGAACAGCACTCTGGGATTCCTGCCATGGCACATCCGCCTGACGGAGTTCAT CTCCCTGCCGTCCCACAGAGACGTCTCCTACGACGACGTGTTGGACGCTCTGCAGAGATACGCCTCCTGCCAGCAGAGACTTGGACAGTGA